A portion of the Lolium rigidum isolate FL_2022 chromosome 1, APGP_CSIRO_Lrig_0.1, whole genome shotgun sequence genome contains these proteins:
- the LOC124701421 gene encoding two-component response regulator ORR25-like isoform X1 produces the protein MASGDRRHGKEPAALEEDNFPEGLHVLAVDDNHVCLRVLEAALRQCKYKPTGVMDGRTALKLLREKGEDHFHLVNTDVHMPDMDGFQLLELIGLEMDLPVIMLSVNGEKATMYRGIRHGACDYIVKPADIKEIRNIWQHVVRKNHVAVIHNSSDSDDADQRVARPVIAKGGAKSKKCSKKKRNDGEGSDDNRGRRRNTWKKPRVSWTSELHNRFLEVVNRLGVDRAVPKAILQMMNVHNLSRENVASHLQKYRLFLKRVTDDPTKPNHMGDSSESRRNASYMGMSHQGVPPSSALCPCGSHNIYAAPPSILGPYGLSIQPRNWATGTVDNGGLMPDTGSRHASGPPVGPFANTSDQPMQDAFPRIHFRSGKSYQSVLRQKLMEANTSVVPSSHPGTSSIAAEMPNGGQLESANQFPVQPREQISHFSGPMGMGPSAMGTHGNTQLSYLAGNCSNPWQNNVVPSSFAGSMVGAPLLPSSQVNVILPQINQTIFAPSSSEMAVFQNEQQNQMAGTNINNTTSVGVYSEQMTPLFNMASNAAPMEMTSVNFSPMNQMMVNGGSTSSPSPNLQAGNPVAPPAQMANGGGSSSSALPGHLDSSVAPPAQMVNGGRSSSSALPGHLGSSVTLQTQMLNGGEGASGILPVQDDPAGQQASDDQPTYNTSNFLKDIFPSMASQDFNPDAVW, from the exons ATGGCCAGCGGTGACCGAAGGCATGGAAAGGAACCGGCAGCGCTGGAGGAGGACAACTTCCCGGAGGGGCTGCAcgtgctcgccgtcgacgacaaccaCGTCTGCCTCAGGGTCCTGGAGGCTGCTCTGCGCCAGTGCAAATACAAGC CAACGGGGGTGATGGACGGGAGGACGGCGCTGAAGCTGCTGAGGGAGAAAGGGGAGGATCACTTCCACCTGGTGAACACTGACGTGCACATGCCGGACatggacggcttccagctcctcgAGCTCATCGGCCTCGAGATGGATCTGCCAGTCATCA TGCTATCTGTGAATGGAGAAAAGGCAACCATGTACAGGGGGATACGGCATGGGGCCTGTGACTATATTGTGAAACCCGCGGACATCAAGGAGATCAGAAACATATGGCAGCATGTTGTAAGGAAAAACCACGTCGCTGTGATCCACAACAGCAGTGACAGTGATGATGCTGATCAGAGGGTGGCACGACCAGTGATTGCTAAGGGTGGCGCAAAGAGTAAGAAGTGCTCAAAGAAGAAGAGAAATGATGGAGAAGGCTCTGATGACAATAGGGGAAGAAGGCGGAACACCTGGAAGAAACCAAGGGTGTCATGGACCAGTGAGCTGCACAACAGGTTCCTGGAAGTTGTCAACCGACTCGGCGTCGACA GGGCGGTTCCAAAGGCGATATTACAAATGATGAATGTCCATAACCTTAGTAGGGAGAACGTTGCAAGCCATTTGCAG AAATATCGCTTGTTTCTGAAGAGGGTCACCGATGACCCCACGAAGCCTAATCATATGGGTGATTCTTCTGAAAGCAGGCGAAATGCCTCGTACATGGGCATGAGTCACCAGGGAGTCCCGCCATCGTCAGCCCTTTGTCCCTGTGGTTCTCACAATATCTACGCAGCTCCTCCGTCAATATTAGGACCTTACGGTCTGTCTATTCAGCCCAGGAACTGGGCCACGGGCACAGTCGACAATGGTGGCCTCATGCCTGACACAGGAAGCCGCCACGCTTCGGGTCCTCCTGTCGGCCCATTTGCAAACACATCAGATCAGCCAATGCAGGATGCATTTCCTCGTATCCATTTCCGTTCTGGCAAATCCTACCAGAGCGTCCTGCGTCAGAAACTGATGGAGGCAAACACAAGCGTGGTGCCTTCCTCCCATCCTGGCACCTCCTCCATTGCAGCAGAAATGCCAAATGGTGGGCAGTTAGAATCTGCAAACCAGTTCCCGGTGCAGCCTCGAGAACAGATCAGCCATTTCTCCGGTCCGATGGGCATGGGACCTTCTGCGATGGGCACGCATGGCAACACCCAGCTCTCGTACCTTGCTGGGAACTGTAGCAATCCATGGCAGAATAATGTGGTGCCATCAAGTTTTGCTGGTTCTATGGTTGGAGCACCTCTCCTCCCATCATCACAGGTGAACGTCATACTCCCCCAGATCAACCAGACAATCTTTGCACCCTCATCTAGCGAGATGGCCGTGTTTCAGAATGAGCAGCAGAATCAGATGGCAGGGACcaacatcaacaacaccacatcAGTGGGTGTCTACAGTGAGCAGATGACGCCATTATTCAACATGGCAAGCAACGCAGCCCCAATGGAGATGACCAGTGTCAACTTCTCACCGATGAATCAGATGATGGTCAATGGGGGAAGCACCAGCTCTCCATCGCCTAACCTTCAGGCGGGCAACcctgtcgcgccgccggctcagaTGGCTAATGGTGGTGGAAGCAGCAGCTCCGCATTGCCTGGCCATCTGGACAGCTCTGTTGCGCCGCCGGCTCAGATGGTTAATGGTGGTAGAAGCAGCAGCTCTGCATTGCCTGGCCATCTGGGCAGCTCTGTCACGCTGCAGACTCAGATGCTTAATGGAGGGGAGGGTGCATCTGGCATTTTACCTGTGCAAGATGATCCAGCTGGgcagcaagcttctgatgatcagcCAACCTACAACACTTCTAACTTCCTGAAGGATATTTTTCCCAGCATGGCTAGTCAG GATTTCAATCCAGATGCTGTTTGGTGA
- the LOC124701421 gene encoding two-component response regulator ORR25-like isoform X2, with protein sequence MDKEELSCSKRTEASLLSTVLSVNGEKATMYRGIRHGACDYIVKPADIKEIRNIWQHVVRKNHVAVIHNSSDSDDADQRVARPVIAKGGAKSKKCSKKKRNDGEGSDDNRGRRRNTWKKPRVSWTSELHNRFLEVVNRLGVDRAVPKAILQMMNVHNLSRENVASHLQKYRLFLKRVTDDPTKPNHMGDSSESRRNASYMGMSHQGVPPSSALCPCGSHNIYAAPPSILGPYGLSIQPRNWATGTVDNGGLMPDTGSRHASGPPVGPFANTSDQPMQDAFPRIHFRSGKSYQSVLRQKLMEANTSVVPSSHPGTSSIAAEMPNGGQLESANQFPVQPREQISHFSGPMGMGPSAMGTHGNTQLSYLAGNCSNPWQNNVVPSSFAGSMVGAPLLPSSQVNVILPQINQTIFAPSSSEMAVFQNEQQNQMAGTNINNTTSVGVYSEQMTPLFNMASNAAPMEMTSVNFSPMNQMMVNGGSTSSPSPNLQAGNPVAPPAQMANGGGSSSSALPGHLDSSVAPPAQMVNGGRSSSSALPGHLGSSVTLQTQMLNGGEGASGILPVQDDPAGQQASDDQPTYNTSNFLKDIFPSMASQDFNPDAVW encoded by the exons ATGGACAAAGAAGAGCTAAGCTGCAGCAAGCGCACGGAAGCTAGTCTGCTGTCAACTG TGCTATCTGTGAATGGAGAAAAGGCAACCATGTACAGGGGGATACGGCATGGGGCCTGTGACTATATTGTGAAACCCGCGGACATCAAGGAGATCAGAAACATATGGCAGCATGTTGTAAGGAAAAACCACGTCGCTGTGATCCACAACAGCAGTGACAGTGATGATGCTGATCAGAGGGTGGCACGACCAGTGATTGCTAAGGGTGGCGCAAAGAGTAAGAAGTGCTCAAAGAAGAAGAGAAATGATGGAGAAGGCTCTGATGACAATAGGGGAAGAAGGCGGAACACCTGGAAGAAACCAAGGGTGTCATGGACCAGTGAGCTGCACAACAGGTTCCTGGAAGTTGTCAACCGACTCGGCGTCGACA GGGCGGTTCCAAAGGCGATATTACAAATGATGAATGTCCATAACCTTAGTAGGGAGAACGTTGCAAGCCATTTGCAG AAATATCGCTTGTTTCTGAAGAGGGTCACCGATGACCCCACGAAGCCTAATCATATGGGTGATTCTTCTGAAAGCAGGCGAAATGCCTCGTACATGGGCATGAGTCACCAGGGAGTCCCGCCATCGTCAGCCCTTTGTCCCTGTGGTTCTCACAATATCTACGCAGCTCCTCCGTCAATATTAGGACCTTACGGTCTGTCTATTCAGCCCAGGAACTGGGCCACGGGCACAGTCGACAATGGTGGCCTCATGCCTGACACAGGAAGCCGCCACGCTTCGGGTCCTCCTGTCGGCCCATTTGCAAACACATCAGATCAGCCAATGCAGGATGCATTTCCTCGTATCCATTTCCGTTCTGGCAAATCCTACCAGAGCGTCCTGCGTCAGAAACTGATGGAGGCAAACACAAGCGTGGTGCCTTCCTCCCATCCTGGCACCTCCTCCATTGCAGCAGAAATGCCAAATGGTGGGCAGTTAGAATCTGCAAACCAGTTCCCGGTGCAGCCTCGAGAACAGATCAGCCATTTCTCCGGTCCGATGGGCATGGGACCTTCTGCGATGGGCACGCATGGCAACACCCAGCTCTCGTACCTTGCTGGGAACTGTAGCAATCCATGGCAGAATAATGTGGTGCCATCAAGTTTTGCTGGTTCTATGGTTGGAGCACCTCTCCTCCCATCATCACAGGTGAACGTCATACTCCCCCAGATCAACCAGACAATCTTTGCACCCTCATCTAGCGAGATGGCCGTGTTTCAGAATGAGCAGCAGAATCAGATGGCAGGGACcaacatcaacaacaccacatcAGTGGGTGTCTACAGTGAGCAGATGACGCCATTATTCAACATGGCAAGCAACGCAGCCCCAATGGAGATGACCAGTGTCAACTTCTCACCGATGAATCAGATGATGGTCAATGGGGGAAGCACCAGCTCTCCATCGCCTAACCTTCAGGCGGGCAACcctgtcgcgccgccggctcagaTGGCTAATGGTGGTGGAAGCAGCAGCTCCGCATTGCCTGGCCATCTGGACAGCTCTGTTGCGCCGCCGGCTCAGATGGTTAATGGTGGTAGAAGCAGCAGCTCTGCATTGCCTGGCCATCTGGGCAGCTCTGTCACGCTGCAGACTCAGATGCTTAATGGAGGGGAGGGTGCATCTGGCATTTTACCTGTGCAAGATGATCCAGCTGGgcagcaagcttctgatgatcagcCAACCTACAACACTTCTAACTTCCTGAAGGATATTTTTCCCAGCATGGCTAGTCAG GATTTCAATCCAGATGCTGTTTGGTGA